In a genomic window of Methanosarcina horonobensis HB-1 = JCM 15518:
- a CDS encoding DUF7408 domain-containing protein encodes MPFQNPLALAALLSVIPLIIIYMLRPKPAVLSIPSLMFILKLERERKRVYASLTKIVRDPLFLIQLLMLILLSIGAAGYYYTSEEPLSGEHTVLILDTSASMQVDSRFEDAVGIASGYVSKKNSIILASSTPQLVLEGGSASAAGEIFDKVRPGAGVADLSAAITTGMRLLSNEGGRIIVISDFTNWEGDDPVASKNLAESYGLEVNFVKVGKPAENIGIINGWVEAVDGEYSYTGVVKNYRSESQNVQIETGRGTSGNASKSFTLNVPAGGTNQFTLANLGPGVTTVSLNVNDDLAVDNKAYISIPDTSGQHILYVTDNGKLPSKTALSLLPNIDLEIRKSVPSSLDNYTLVVLAQKENPIANGSVSSIESYVRNGGNAVFIASEALSPEKTEVDLVKLLPVKPIGVEEAENGLEVKETLKNSITEDMKSEEISVRKYMNATERTGSTTLVATENGIPVLSYWQSGRGTIFYMGLNDELGEGAWNNFHNLPEYPVFWIKLVEWLGGIGDISEYNLETGTLTSLSKTEEIRTPTKTLTANTLLYDEVGIYEVSGKRIAVNLYDDRESNTTIDSSDLISRAVEKDEPRLVKSDSYTARNDITDYIIGILFLLMLLEILIVRGRGEL; translated from the coding sequence ATGCCTTTTCAAAACCCCCTTGCTCTTGCCGCTCTCCTGAGTGTCATCCCGCTTATAATCATTTATATGCTCCGGCCGAAACCAGCCGTGCTTTCTATTCCCTCGTTGATGTTTATCCTCAAGCTTGAAAGGGAACGAAAAAGGGTTTATGCTTCTCTCACGAAAATCGTGCGTGACCCTCTCTTCCTGATCCAGCTCCTTATGCTGATCCTTCTTTCCATAGGTGCTGCAGGTTACTATTATACTTCAGAAGAGCCTCTCAGCGGAGAGCATACTGTGCTTATCCTGGACACTTCGGCAAGCATGCAGGTTGACTCCCGTTTTGAAGATGCAGTTGGAATTGCCAGCGGCTATGTAAGCAAGAAAAACAGCATAATCCTTGCTTCCAGTACTCCTCAGCTTGTCCTTGAAGGCGGAAGCGCTTCCGCTGCCGGGGAGATCTTTGATAAGGTCAGACCCGGAGCCGGCGTTGCCGATCTGTCCGCAGCCATTACTACGGGGATGCGTCTCTTATCTAATGAAGGGGGCAGGATCATTGTCATTTCAGATTTTACTAACTGGGAAGGAGATGACCCTGTGGCTTCCAAGAACCTGGCTGAATCCTACGGGCTTGAGGTTAATTTCGTAAAGGTCGGAAAACCTGCAGAGAATATAGGAATAATTAACGGATGGGTTGAAGCCGTAGATGGAGAATACAGCTATACAGGTGTGGTCAAAAATTACAGAAGCGAAAGCCAGAACGTTCAAATCGAAACCGGAAGAGGGACTTCAGGGAATGCCTCCAAGTCCTTTACTCTGAATGTCCCTGCAGGCGGCACAAATCAGTTTACGCTTGCAAATCTGGGGCCAGGTGTTACTACAGTCAGCCTGAATGTCAATGATGACCTGGCTGTTGACAATAAGGCTTATATCTCCATTCCGGACACCTCGGGACAGCACATCCTCTACGTTACGGATAACGGAAAGCTGCCTTCAAAGACAGCACTCTCTCTACTCCCGAACATTGACCTGGAGATCAGGAAGTCTGTGCCTTCTTCCCTTGACAATTATACCCTTGTTGTACTTGCCCAGAAAGAAAACCCCATTGCCAACGGCTCTGTAAGTAGTATCGAATCTTACGTGCGGAACGGAGGTAATGCTGTCTTTATTGCAAGTGAAGCCCTTTCCCCTGAGAAAACCGAGGTCGACCTTGTTAAACTCCTGCCTGTAAAGCCTATAGGAGTTGAAGAGGCAGAAAACGGGCTTGAGGTTAAAGAAACGCTCAAGAACAGTATCACAGAGGATATGAAAAGTGAAGAAATCTCTGTCCGCAAATACATGAACGCAACTGAAAGAACGGGTTCTACAACCCTCGTAGCTACGGAAAACGGTATTCCTGTGCTGAGTTACTGGCAGTCAGGTAGAGGAACTATCTTCTATATGGGGCTTAATGACGAACTAGGGGAAGGGGCCTGGAACAATTTCCATAACCTGCCCGAGTATCCGGTATTCTGGATAAAACTTGTTGAATGGCTCGGAGGCATTGGTGACATCTCAGAGTACAACCTCGAAACAGGTACCCTGACATCCCTTTCAAAAACCGAGGAAATCCGCACGCCTACAAAGACCCTGACAGCAAACACTTTGCTTTATGACGAGGTAGGAATATACGAGGTTTCAGGCAAGAGGATTGCAGTCAATCTGTATGATGACAGGGAATCAAACACTACAATAGACTCCTCTGACCTTATCAGCCGCGCAGTTGAAAAAGACGAACCCAGGCTTGTCAAGTCAGACTCCTATACTGCAAGAAACGATATTACCGATTATATTATAGGAATTCTTTTCCTGCTTATGCTGCTTGAAATCCTGATAGTCCGCGGGAGGGGTGAACTGTGA
- a CDS encoding VWA domain-containing protein — protein MNMSLESPEMLLLIVPLIIAGFYLLRKTKTKLMEWRMLVALLLVLALASPYTTVTRTINEEEPSLVLVQDQTASMGIFPEEAGTDLYESLTANTPTTLVQLTGEKTTLGDAVTQYSGLGNQIVLVTDGNSNSGKDLTEALEFARDTDTPVYLVRPELETNDLSVEVLGDKTVVVDNQNEFEIVVRQASEQSVSYFLEVFVDGELSQSRQFTQDARNNTIPINQAFTTLGAHNISVKITPSGEDLNEINNEFFKSLYVIPKPKITLITGETGSPLAKVLSSLYEVSVVNGYSGAENVTDSKALVLDNQYIDSFSESEIKEIKNYVSNGGGLIVVGGDTAYNYGNYLNSSLEEVLPVISKPSEFRGGRNLILILDVSPSTVAHKTQGDILSNAVNILENDNLKDANVAVVAFGNAAYDVSGGFVFMGLPHELALLKEKVSKLTPTNETETSLDQGLGVAKQMFEGEDGELDAIIISDGGIEDSYDQSVQVAQELKDMGVNLYFIHIRSSAPSQADRTRNYYAEKLMQELGLGDAQHYQHIEMGDRANIVFEETSEAPEDSEEEEIEDTGSYLLLEYSPDHFITKGVNLTSTTITGYNQVTPKAGAERLVITVTGQPVLTTWRFGLGRVAAFTTDNGEGEGTRWASALYNGSNSKLISGTANWAIGNPQAEEGAVVEAPDTWLGTPSDLTLIMYDEGIPQLKLNGAQLDLALTGRNTYETSVNPVNIGIHDISGYPLAVNYALEYLEVGHNKDIEPLILATGGKIYTEKEARASLLKDARQNSERESDEPVSLKMYVLLAALVLYLGEVIVRRIREMRRLRQAQGETGAGETAA, from the coding sequence GTGAACATGTCACTTGAAAGCCCTGAGATGCTTCTACTCATAGTTCCCTTGATTATTGCGGGTTTTTATCTCCTGCGGAAGACAAAAACGAAACTTATGGAATGGAGAATGCTTGTTGCCCTCCTCCTTGTCCTTGCTCTGGCTTCGCCCTATACAACGGTTACCCGGACAATCAATGAAGAAGAGCCTTCACTTGTGCTTGTTCAGGACCAGACAGCAAGTATGGGTATTTTTCCTGAAGAAGCAGGTACAGACCTGTATGAATCTCTTACGGCAAATACCCCAACTACTCTCGTGCAGCTGACTGGGGAAAAGACCACTCTCGGAGATGCCGTTACCCAATATTCCGGGCTAGGAAACCAGATAGTGCTTGTTACCGATGGAAACAGCAACTCTGGAAAGGACCTGACAGAAGCTCTGGAGTTTGCAAGGGACACAGATACTCCGGTCTATCTTGTCCGGCCCGAGCTAGAAACAAATGACCTCAGCGTTGAGGTACTCGGTGATAAGACAGTGGTTGTGGACAACCAGAATGAGTTTGAGATAGTTGTCCGCCAGGCATCAGAACAGAGTGTCAGCTATTTCCTTGAAGTGTTTGTGGATGGAGAACTTTCCCAGAGCAGGCAGTTTACGCAGGATGCCAGGAATAATACCATTCCGATCAATCAGGCTTTTACCACCCTTGGAGCTCACAATATAAGCGTAAAAATCACTCCTTCCGGAGAGGATTTAAACGAAATTAACAATGAGTTCTTTAAGTCTCTTTACGTAATCCCCAAACCTAAAATCACACTTATTACAGGTGAGACCGGTTCTCCTCTGGCTAAAGTCCTGAGCAGCCTTTACGAGGTTTCGGTTGTAAACGGTTATTCGGGGGCAGAAAATGTTACGGATAGCAAGGCTCTGGTGCTTGACAACCAGTATATAGACTCATTTTCCGAGTCTGAGATTAAAGAAATCAAAAACTACGTCAGCAACGGAGGCGGACTCATTGTCGTCGGAGGGGATACGGCTTACAACTACGGAAACTACCTTAATTCTTCCCTCGAGGAAGTCCTGCCTGTAATTTCAAAACCTTCCGAATTCAGGGGAGGGAGAAATCTAATCCTGATCCTTGATGTTTCTCCAAGTACGGTTGCTCACAAAACTCAGGGAGATATCCTGTCAAATGCTGTTAATATCCTTGAGAACGACAACCTGAAAGATGCAAATGTTGCTGTTGTAGCATTCGGCAACGCGGCGTATGATGTTTCCGGTGGGTTCGTGTTCATGGGGCTTCCTCATGAGCTCGCCCTTCTTAAAGAGAAAGTCTCGAAGCTGACCCCTACTAACGAGACTGAGACTTCCCTCGACCAGGGGCTCGGTGTAGCTAAACAGATGTTTGAAGGTGAAGACGGTGAGCTTGATGCTATTATAATCTCTGACGGAGGAATTGAAGACTCATACGACCAGAGCGTTCAGGTTGCACAGGAGCTGAAAGATATGGGTGTAAACCTGTATTTTATCCATATCCGTTCTTCTGCTCCCTCTCAGGCCGACAGGACCCGAAACTACTATGCTGAGAAGCTGATGCAGGAACTCGGGCTTGGTGACGCTCAACACTATCAACATATCGAAATGGGTGATAGAGCAAATATCGTATTTGAAGAGACCTCTGAAGCTCCCGAGGACAGTGAAGAAGAGGAAATCGAAGATACAGGTTCCTACCTGCTCCTTGAGTACTCCCCCGACCATTTCATTACTAAGGGTGTGAACCTTACCAGCACGACTATCACAGGATATAACCAGGTTACTCCAAAAGCCGGAGCTGAACGCCTGGTCATTACGGTTACAGGGCAGCCTGTGCTCACCACATGGCGGTTTGGACTCGGGCGCGTCGCAGCCTTTACCACGGATAACGGAGAAGGTGAAGGCACTCGCTGGGCTTCTGCTCTGTACAACGGATCAAACAGCAAACTGATTTCAGGCACGGCTAACTGGGCAATAGGAAACCCTCAGGCAGAAGAAGGAGCTGTTGTTGAAGCTCCCGACACATGGCTTGGCACCCCTTCCGACCTTACCCTGATTATGTACGATGAGGGAATCCCGCAGCTTAAACTGAACGGAGCCCAGCTTGACCTTGCCCTTACAGGCAGAAACACTTATGAAACAAGTGTCAACCCGGTAAATATCGGGATTCATGACATTTCAGGTTACCCGCTTGCAGTAAATTACGCGCTTGAGTACCTTGAAGTCGGGCATAATAAGGATATTGAACCTCTTATCCTTGCAACCGGAGGGAAGATTTATACTGAAAAGGAGGCAAGAGCCTCTCTCCTGAAAGACGCGAGACAGAACTCGGAAAGGGAGTCAGATGAGCCTGTTAGCCTGAAAATGTATGTACTTCTTGCAGCCCTTGTCCTTTATCTTGGAGAAGTCATAGTCAGGCGCATAAGGGAAATGAGAAGGCTCAGGCAGGCACAGGGTGAGACAGGAGCAGGAGAGACGGCTGCCTGA
- a CDS encoding diacylglycerol/polyprenol kinase family protein: MSSREVVLEVLRKSVHLVSIFIVFIYEFFGKEAILWVLMLFLVTVLFLEYLRLEENLKIPFFYMMYREHEAESLGGHIYFALGAIAAISLFNREIAYAAVLMTTFGDLAAALIGKFYGKRRVFREIFKNDKSLEGSASEFITDLVVGLAITGNPVVSLVMAFFATLTETAVNKIDDNLVVPIFSGFFGQITLLLLMYF, from the coding sequence ATGTCATCCAGAGAAGTCGTTCTTGAAGTCCTGAGAAAAAGTGTGCATCTGGTCTCAATTTTTATAGTGTTTATTTACGAGTTTTTCGGGAAAGAAGCCATTCTCTGGGTTCTCATGCTCTTCCTTGTAACCGTCCTTTTCCTGGAATATCTCAGGCTCGAAGAAAATCTGAAAATTCCTTTTTTTTATATGATGTACAGGGAACACGAAGCCGAAAGTCTTGGGGGACACATCTACTTTGCCCTGGGTGCAATTGCAGCAATCTCCCTCTTCAACAGGGAAATCGCTTATGCTGCAGTTCTTATGACAACCTTCGGAGACCTAGCTGCAGCCCTGATAGGAAAGTTTTACGGAAAAAGAAGAGTTTTCAGAGAAATTTTTAAAAATGACAAATCTCTTGAAGGCTCAGCTTCCGAGTTCATAACCGATCTGGTAGTAGGGCTCGCTATAACCGGAAACCCGGTTGTGTCCCTGGTAATGGCTTTTTTTGCAACCCTCACGGAGACCGCAGTAAACAAAATAGATGACAACCTTGTGGTCCCAATTTTTTCCGGCTTTTTCGGGCAGATAACCCTGCTTCTGTTGATGTACTTCTAA
- a CDS encoding lysylphosphatidylglycerol synthase transmembrane domain-containing protein, with protein MTRYKKWLIGSLVISAVSIALVTCLTFSSETIEALRKIRLEYILAAALLHILSYPVWGLRTRALCKALGHRISVLKVTEIVISSVFVAGITPSSAGGEFLRVHSLSRNRIPVGRATAIVVGERLLDALFIFSCLPFAFYVLGDILSDYKFDAAFFTANFLVFLLLVFFIYGVWKPEKVKYITRRLTGRLAPFFGKKTDAAISHFMEQIDREIDHFHDSVRVFFSEGRKGLLWGILYTFIFWTIEFSLLILILMGLSQTHSIITAFAAQVLLAVIMVIPATPGASGVAELGAASIFSIFVDSSVLGITVLAWRALTYHMNLLVGGLMSLKIIKDANLIKKLIGDSVESQHST; from the coding sequence ATGACCAGGTATAAAAAATGGCTTATTGGGTCGCTGGTTATCAGCGCAGTATCAATTGCCCTGGTTACATGCCTGACTTTTAGCTCGGAGACGATCGAAGCTCTGAGGAAGATTAGACTGGAATACATTCTGGCAGCTGCGCTCCTTCATATTCTCTCTTACCCCGTATGGGGACTGAGGACCCGGGCTCTTTGCAAGGCTCTGGGACACAGGATAAGTGTTCTGAAGGTGACAGAGATAGTTATCTCAAGTGTTTTTGTAGCCGGAATTACTCCTTCTTCTGCAGGCGGAGAATTCCTGAGAGTCCACAGCCTTAGCAGGAACAGAATTCCTGTTGGGAGAGCTACTGCAATCGTTGTAGGAGAACGACTGCTTGATGCACTATTTATCTTTTCCTGTCTGCCCTTTGCATTCTATGTTCTTGGTGATATCCTTTCGGACTATAAGTTCGATGCAGCCTTCTTCACAGCAAACTTCCTTGTTTTCTTACTTCTCGTTTTCTTTATTTACGGGGTCTGGAAACCCGAAAAAGTAAAATACATAACACGCAGGCTGACAGGCAGACTTGCCCCCTTTTTTGGAAAAAAAACCGATGCTGCAATTTCGCACTTTATGGAACAGATAGACAGGGAAATAGACCATTTCCATGACAGTGTCAGAGTCTTTTTCTCGGAAGGAAGAAAAGGGTTGCTCTGGGGAATTCTCTATACTTTTATTTTCTGGACCATAGAATTTTCACTGCTCATCCTGATCCTGATGGGCCTTTCACAGACGCATTCGATTATCACAGCCTTTGCAGCCCAGGTACTTCTCGCAGTTATAATGGTAATACCCGCAACTCCCGGGGCAAGCGGAGTTGCTGAATTAGGAGCAGCTTCTATCTTTTCCATTTTCGTAGATTCGTCTGTTCTGGGAATTACCGTTCTTGCCTGGAGAGCTCTGACATACCATATGAACCTTTTAGTAGGAGGGCTTATGAGTTTGAAAATAATCAAAGATGCAAATCTGATTAAGAAATTGATAGGAGACTCTGTTGAATCTCAGCACAGCACCTGA